A stretch of the Papaver somniferum cultivar HN1 chromosome 6, ASM357369v1, whole genome shotgun sequence genome encodes the following:
- the LOC113287027 gene encoding uncharacterized protein LOC113287027 — protein MQNDKNGSYLSVPQFGDWDQKGGLPDYSMDFSKIREMRKQNKRELSRASIGNEEELNSQNNTKKTDDLPQQQHQHHHQLHDNSPAARRSILSYFNCCVRA, from the exons ATGCAAAACGAT AAGAATGGTTCATACTTGTCTGTACCTCAGTTTGGAGACTGGGATCAGAAAGGAGGGTTACCAGATTACTCCatggatttctccaaaatcagaGAAATGAGAAAACAGAACAAAAGAGAACTTTCAAGAGCTAGTATCGggaatgaagaagaacttaattCTCAAAATAACACTAAGAAAACTGATGatcttccacaacaacaacaccaacatcATCATCAGCTTCATGACAACTCCCCAGCT GCAAGAAGAAGTATTCTCAGCTACTTCAACTGCTGTGTCAGAGCATAA